Proteins co-encoded in one Candidatus Palauibacter polyketidifaciens genomic window:
- a CDS encoding alanine racemase encodes MTRSREDPPYRAWLEVDLSALSRNARRVARHVAPARFVPMVKADAYGLGAIEVARALDRLEPYAFGVATPPEGAELRRGG; translated from the coding sequence TTGACCCGCAGCCGCGAAGACCCCCCGTACCGAGCATGGCTCGAAGTCGATCTGTCGGCGCTGTCGCGGAACGCCCGGCGTGTGGCGAGGCACGTCGCTCCCGCCCGCTTCGTCCCCATGGTCAAGGCGGACGCGTACGGCCTCGGCGCGATCGAGGTCGCGCGCGCCCTGGACCGGCTGGAGCCCTACGCGTTCGGGGTCGCAACGCCGCCGGAAGGCGCCGAACTCCGGCGGGGCGGGA
- the mazG gene encoding nucleoside triphosphate pyrophosphohydrolase encodes MQEPTAAGLEPLHAEEAREGDDALARVLALVRFLRVRCPWDAKQTPQTLRPYLLEEAHEVADAIRAGDDGDLSGELGDLLLNVAFQIVLAEERGAFGAADVVEALEAKMEARHPHVYGDADAPPDWESLKAAERETAGDPFHGVSAGLDPLSRAARVQERMAGFGFDWPDLAGPLEKVREETAELEHAATEHAAAEDASGSLAPAAPPAPPRIGEASPEVVEEVGDLLFAVVNASRWAGAHPANALLSAVEKFERRCRRMIELAERRGLEWKGADLATLDAVWEEVKAAE; translated from the coding sequence ATGCAAGAGCCAACCGCCGCCGGCCTCGAGCCTCTCCACGCGGAAGAGGCACGCGAAGGGGATGATGCCCTCGCCCGCGTCCTCGCGCTCGTCCGCTTCCTGCGCGTCCGCTGTCCGTGGGACGCGAAGCAGACGCCGCAGACGCTCCGCCCCTATCTCCTCGAGGAGGCGCACGAAGTCGCGGACGCGATCCGGGCGGGAGACGACGGCGACCTGTCGGGAGAACTCGGCGACCTGCTCCTGAATGTCGCCTTCCAGATCGTGCTCGCCGAAGAGCGCGGCGCCTTCGGGGCCGCCGACGTCGTCGAAGCGCTCGAGGCGAAGATGGAGGCGCGCCACCCGCACGTGTACGGCGATGCCGACGCCCCGCCCGACTGGGAGTCGCTCAAGGCCGCGGAACGCGAGACTGCGGGCGATCCCTTCCACGGCGTCTCGGCCGGGCTCGACCCGCTCAGTCGCGCGGCGCGCGTTCAGGAGCGGATGGCCGGGTTCGGGTTCGACTGGCCCGATCTCGCGGGTCCCCTGGAGAAGGTGCGCGAAGAGACGGCGGAACTCGAACACGCGGCGACCGAGCACGCGGCGGCCGAAGACGCCTCCGGGTCTCTCGCACCGGCCGCGCCGCCCGCCCCGCCCCGCATCGGCGAAGCGAGTCCGGAGGTCGTCGAGGAGGTGGGGGACCTGCTCTTCGCGGTGGTGAACGCCTCGCGGTGGGCCGGCGCTCACCCGGCCAACGCGCTCCTCAGCGCGGTCGAGAAATTCGAGCGCCGCTGTCGGCGCATGATCGAACTTGCGGAGCGCCGCGGCCTCGAGTGGAAGGGCGCGGATCTCGCGACGCTCGACGCCGTGTGGGAGGAAGTGAAGGCCGCCGAATAA
- a CDS encoding gamma-glutamylcyclotransferase family protein — translation MTADGPEPDPIRDPGALRGALRRLNEARLAPEGSFDRLGALLSGFEELAAALPGADRGGGESRRPDADLGPGESRGPGESRRPDAAGALAELEALLAEPGDEGGAAALRGYLEPILERLIEALLDHPERRLAVYGSLLPGENNHHHVAALVGRWVEGSVEGTLHDRGWAARQGYPGFVPGGSGDRVAVKVLESPGLPDAWERLDAFEGEAYRRILAPVEMASGTGAGSETVWWVCNIYELTDIARPVRASDRGGDPT, via the coding sequence GTGACCGCGGACGGCCCGGAGCCGGACCCGATCCGCGACCCCGGCGCCCTGCGAGGCGCCCTCCGCCGCCTCAATGAAGCGCGGCTCGCGCCCGAAGGCAGCTTCGACCGCCTCGGCGCCCTGCTTTCGGGGTTCGAGGAGCTTGCCGCGGCTCTGCCGGGCGCGGATCGCGGGGGGGGCGAGAGTCGTCGGCCGGACGCGGACCTCGGGCCGGGAGAGAGTCGCGGGCCGGGCGAGAGTCGCCGGCCGGACGCGGCCGGAGCGCTCGCGGAACTCGAAGCGCTTCTGGCCGAACCGGGTGATGAAGGCGGCGCCGCGGCGCTGCGCGGGTATCTCGAACCGATCCTCGAACGGCTGATCGAAGCCCTGCTCGACCATCCGGAGCGGCGTCTCGCGGTGTACGGGTCCCTGCTCCCCGGCGAGAACAACCATCATCACGTGGCGGCGCTCGTCGGGCGCTGGGTGGAAGGGTCGGTGGAGGGCACGCTGCACGACCGCGGCTGGGCGGCGCGACAGGGCTATCCCGGGTTCGTCCCCGGAGGTTCCGGCGACCGGGTCGCGGTGAAGGTGCTGGAGAGTCCCGGCCTCCCCGACGCCTGGGAGCGGCTCGACGCCTTTGAGGGCGAGGCCTACCGGAGGATCCTCGCGCCCGTCGAGATGGCGTCGGGGACCGGAGCCGGCAGCGAGACCGTGTGGTGGGTCTGCAACATCTACGAACTCACGGACATCGCCCGCCCGGTCCGCGCGTCGGATCGCGGCGGCGACCCCACCTGA
- a CDS encoding alpha/beta fold hydrolase: MAGRRVRDGDRGRPPRPRRCGGLGILTARPAFGLAFLAALLAGCGAPASEAGPPTRAGSLPVFEAELFYQAVGAGEPVVVVHGGPGLDHSYLRPWFGPLAETHQVIFYDQRGLGASSAVVNAASLSMERYLTDIDRIREHVAQRETVTLLAHSWGAIPALLYAMERPERLTAIILVAPVEPGSRFREQTDENQLARRDSVDLAAIDSIRGTPEFAEREAEAISRVFFHVFRGTFADAGVADSLLRLSLHERTASQGQLVATLLMTPLQGLDFWDRLGEIEVPVLIVHGAQDPIPMEMVEAMDEALPDSRLIRVDGSGHFPFIERPAPFWEGVREFLRQRPREGP; encoded by the coding sequence CTGGCGGGGCGGCGCGTACGGGATGGTGATCGAGGGCGGCCCCCTCGCCCTCGGCGATGCGGTGGCCTGGGAATCCTGACGGCCCGCCCCGCCTTCGGTCTCGCCTTCCTCGCGGCGCTCCTGGCGGGGTGCGGCGCTCCGGCCTCCGAGGCGGGCCCGCCGACCCGGGCCGGCTCGCTCCCCGTCTTCGAGGCGGAACTCTTCTACCAGGCGGTCGGGGCCGGAGAGCCCGTCGTCGTCGTACACGGCGGGCCCGGCCTCGACCACTCCTACCTTCGTCCGTGGTTCGGGCCGCTGGCCGAGACGCACCAGGTCATCTTCTACGACCAGCGGGGCCTGGGGGCGTCGAGCGCCGTGGTGAACGCGGCGAGTCTCTCGATGGAGCGGTACCTCACGGATATCGACCGGATCCGCGAGCACGTCGCGCAACGCGAGACGGTCACGCTGCTCGCGCACTCGTGGGGCGCGATTCCGGCCCTCCTCTACGCGATGGAGCGCCCGGAGCGGCTGACGGCGATCATCCTCGTCGCGCCCGTCGAGCCGGGCAGCCGGTTTCGCGAGCAGACCGACGAGAACCAGTTGGCCAGGCGGGATTCGGTCGACCTCGCGGCCATCGACTCGATTCGGGGGACGCCGGAGTTCGCGGAGCGGGAGGCGGAGGCCATCAGCCGGGTCTTCTTCCACGTCTTCCGCGGGACGTTCGCGGACGCCGGCGTGGCGGACAGCCTGCTTCGCCTCTCCCTGCACGAGCGGACGGCGAGCCAGGGGCAGCTCGTCGCGACGCTGCTCATGACGCCGCTCCAGGGACTCGACTTCTGGGACCGTCTCGGCGAGATCGAGGTTCCGGTGCTCATCGTGCACGGCGCGCAGGATCCGATCCCGATGGAGATGGTGGAGGCGATGGATGAAGCCCTGCCGGACAGTCGCCTGATTCGGGTCGATGGATCGGGACACTTTCCGTTCATCGAGAGGCCGGCGCCGTTCTGGGAGGGCGTGCGGGAGTTCCTTCGGCAGCGGCCACGGGAAGGACCGTGA
- a CDS encoding MOSC domain-containing protein, with amino-acid sequence MAESTAGPAGSGSARLEAIWLKSARKGPMEPVPEATLVAGKGLEGNTDRGGYRQVTLLDADAWEAATREVGVDLDPDARRANLLVRGVDFCETADRVLRIAGCRIRIRGETLPCERMEDAAPGLKAALAPDWRGGAYGMVIEGGPLALGDAVAWES; translated from the coding sequence ATGGCTGAGTCCACCGCGGGGCCCGCCGGCTCCGGATCGGCGCGGCTCGAGGCGATCTGGCTCAAGTCGGCGCGGAAGGGCCCGATGGAGCCGGTCCCGGAAGCCACGCTCGTGGCGGGGAAGGGGTTGGAGGGGAACACCGACCGCGGCGGCTACCGTCAGGTGACGCTCCTCGACGCGGACGCGTGGGAGGCGGCGACGCGGGAGGTCGGCGTCGATCTGGACCCCGATGCGCGCCGGGCCAACCTGCTCGTGCGGGGCGTCGACTTCTGCGAGACGGCGGACCGGGTGCTGCGGATCGCGGGCTGTCGCATCCGCATTCGCGGCGAGACGCTGCCGTGCGAACGCATGGAGGACGCGGCGCCCGGGCTCAAGGCGGCGCTGGCGCCCGACTGGCGGGGCGGCGCGTACGGGATGGTGATCGAGGGCGGCCCCCTCGCCCTCGGCGATGCGGTGGCCTGGGAATCCTGA
- a CDS encoding metallophosphoesterase, with the protein MLLLLLATAALLAAWVFWWEPGRLVLRRADLGVPGWPEGEETRIALIADLHVGSPRNGRDNLRRVVRRVNETLPDLVLIAGDLTIDNVMGGRFVPPEEIAEDLAALDARHGVFAVLGNHDRWLSAERVEAALHGAGINVLDNRGQRARVRGQDVWIAGVADFWTGHPSVEDALDGVRPGEPVIVVTHNPDIFPEVPARASLTVAGHTHGGQVIIPFVGPRITPSRFGDRYAAGHVVEDGRHLFVTTGVGTSRLGVRFLVPPEIVALRLTRCESCESPPE; encoded by the coding sequence ATGCTTCTCCTCCTCCTAGCGACCGCGGCCCTGCTCGCCGCGTGGGTGTTCTGGTGGGAACCGGGCCGACTGGTTCTCCGCCGGGCCGACCTCGGGGTGCCGGGATGGCCCGAGGGGGAGGAGACCCGTATCGCTCTGATCGCCGACCTGCACGTGGGCTCGCCGCGGAACGGCCGGGACAACTTGCGTCGCGTCGTGCGACGGGTGAACGAGACGCTCCCGGATCTCGTTCTCATCGCCGGCGATCTGACGATCGACAACGTCATGGGCGGCCGGTTCGTGCCGCCGGAGGAGATCGCCGAGGATCTGGCCGCCCTCGACGCCCGCCATGGCGTGTTCGCGGTGCTCGGCAACCACGACCGCTGGCTGTCTGCCGAACGCGTGGAGGCGGCGCTCCACGGGGCCGGGATCAACGTGCTCGACAACCGGGGCCAGCGCGCGCGTGTGCGGGGCCAGGATGTCTGGATTGCGGGCGTGGCGGACTTCTGGACGGGCCATCCGTCGGTCGAGGACGCGCTCGACGGGGTCCGTCCCGGGGAGCCCGTCATCGTCGTCACGCACAACCCCGACATCTTCCCGGAGGTGCCGGCGCGGGCCTCGCTGACGGTGGCCGGGCACACGCACGGCGGGCAGGTCATCATCCCGTTCGTGGGTCCCCGGATCACCCCCTCCCGCTTCGGGGACCGATACGCGGCGGGTCACGTGGTGGAGGACGGGCGACACCTCTTCGTGACGACCGGGGTGGGGACGAGCCGGCTCGGCGTGCGCTTCCTCGTGCCGCCCGAAATCGTCGCGCTCCGGCTCACACGCTGCGAGTCCTGCGAGTCGCCGCCGGAGTGA
- a CDS encoding type II toxin-antitoxin system VapC family toxin, with product MRVTVDASVAVKWFVEEEGHREALALTGPRIERHAPDLILPECANVIWKKHRRGEIDSAQAFVEGVARIPEGVALLPGAELVRDAAEIALRAGHAVYDCFYIACAKLTDSILVTSDRRLPKIVSQWAPSVIAVRLDDGEEMDRIEAAGARLIIAPETVAELIEAWDRFAATLDSVQEDILSRRATQGRRILSPEQQKVVDDLVEISPTYRRLLEMMKKLPQDERVDLLMLGWAGRGEPMTRRRLLEHALLMVDQLDIHYIAHLGAHWRAGHARLAG from the coding sequence GTGAGAGTCACGGTGGACGCGAGCGTCGCTGTGAAGTGGTTTGTCGAGGAGGAAGGCCATCGCGAAGCCCTCGCCTTGACGGGCCCCCGCATCGAACGGCACGCACCGGACCTCATCTTACCCGAATGCGCCAACGTGATCTGGAAGAAGCATCGCCGCGGAGAGATCGACTCGGCGCAGGCGTTCGTCGAAGGGGTCGCCCGGATACCGGAGGGCGTCGCTCTCCTCCCCGGCGCTGAACTGGTTCGGGATGCGGCGGAGATCGCTTTGCGAGCCGGACACGCGGTGTACGATTGCTTCTACATCGCGTGCGCCAAGCTGACTGACTCGATTCTTGTCACGTCGGATCGAAGGCTGCCGAAGATCGTATCGCAATGGGCCCCCTCAGTGATCGCCGTCAGACTGGACGACGGGGAAGAGATGGATCGGATCGAAGCCGCCGGGGCGCGGCTCATCATCGCCCCGGAAACAGTCGCGGAACTGATCGAAGCGTGGGATCGGTTCGCCGCTACCCTGGACAGCGTCCAGGAGGACATCTTGTCGCGACGAGCAACACAGGGACGGAGGATCCTCAGCCCGGAGCAGCAGAAGGTGGTCGATGACCTCGTCGAGATATCGCCGACATACCGGAGGTTGTTGGAGATGATGAAGAAGCTGCCCCAGGACGAACGCGTGGATCTGCTCATGCTCGGATGGGCCGGAAGGGGCGAACCGATGACGCGACGGCGGCTCCTTGAGCATGCCCTCCTGATGGTTGACCAGTTGGACATCCACTACATCGCGCATCTGGGCGCCCACTGGCGCGCAGGCCATGCGCGGCTGGCCGGATAA
- a CDS encoding pyridoxal-phosphate dependent enzyme produces MKPPGLPEIEAARERVYAAALRSPLIRLGVDEGPEIWLKLENLQPIGSFKIRGSANAIGLIPPAELAAGVWTASAGNMAQGVAWNARRLGVPCSVVVPKTAPRLKLDAIARLGGTAVKTSVASWFEVFRTQRFDGMDGRFVHAFMDRDVMAGNGTIALELVEDLPDVDAVIVPFGGGGLACGIAAGMRAVAPDVPVFASEVTGQAPFAESLRAGRAVSISYTPSFVDGIGGPHVEPAMWELAEDLLAGSAEITLRDTADAIRLLATRNRVVAEGAGASSVAAALSGAVKGDKIVCIVSGGNLDPSSLATILAGEVP; encoded by the coding sequence GTGAAGCCCCCCGGCCTCCCGGAGATCGAGGCGGCGCGCGAACGGGTCTATGCGGCGGCCCTCCGCTCGCCACTCATCCGCCTCGGCGTGGACGAAGGGCCCGAGATCTGGCTCAAGCTCGAGAATCTGCAGCCGATCGGCTCGTTCAAGATCCGGGGGTCGGCGAACGCGATCGGCCTGATTCCGCCCGCGGAGCTGGCGGCGGGGGTGTGGACGGCGAGCGCGGGGAACATGGCGCAGGGTGTCGCCTGGAACGCGCGGCGGCTCGGCGTCCCGTGCTCGGTCGTCGTCCCGAAGACGGCGCCGCGGCTCAAGCTGGACGCGATCGCCCGGCTCGGCGGGACGGCCGTGAAGACCTCCGTCGCCTCCTGGTTCGAGGTCTTCCGCACGCAGCGCTTCGACGGGATGGATGGGCGGTTCGTCCACGCCTTCATGGACCGCGACGTGATGGCGGGGAACGGAACCATCGCCCTCGAACTGGTCGAAGATCTCCCCGACGTGGACGCCGTGATCGTCCCCTTCGGAGGTGGCGGACTCGCGTGCGGGATCGCGGCCGGAATGCGCGCCGTCGCTCCGGACGTGCCCGTTTTCGCGTCGGAGGTCACGGGCCAGGCCCCGTTCGCGGAATCGCTTCGCGCGGGCCGCGCCGTCTCGATCTCGTACACGCCCTCTTTCGTCGATGGCATCGGGGGTCCGCACGTGGAGCCCGCGATGTGGGAACTGGCGGAGGATCTCCTGGCGGGTTCGGCCGAAATCACGCTCCGCGACACCGCCGACGCGATCCGATTGCTCGCCACCCGCAACCGCGTGGTGGCCGAGGGGGCCGGCGCGTCCTCGGTCGCGGCCGCCCTGTCGGGCGCGGTGAAGGGGGACAAAATTGTTTGCATCGTGTCCGGGGGGAACCTGGATCCGTCCAGCCTGGCCACCATCCTCGCCGGCGAGGTGCCATGA
- a CDS encoding aminotransferase class I/II-fold pyridoxal phosphate-dependent enzyme: protein MKNFGDGRRAASTDAVHAGEQEPRPEGAVVTPIYQTANYLLGGEDYHDIGYIRLSTTPNHRVLGERIAALEGTEAALVLGSGMAAISGSLLTVLSAGDHVLVQDTLYGGTAALLQQDLPRFRIGHTVIDPQDPSSWAASLTPTTRAMYVETLTNPLVQVADLEAVVAFAREHGLVTLIDNTFASPINFRPAEIGFDLVLESCTKYMNGHSDIVAGSVAGPADLVRRVKVMQDHLGGSLDPHAAFLLERGLKTLGVRVREQNASAGRLAARLEAHPAVSVVHYPGLASHAQHERAARLFDGFGGMMSFELEGGVDAAEAFISALEIPMVAASLGGPESLVVRPAAAVHAGMSAEEREKAGIRDALIRFSTGLEATEDLAADLDRALASLPRAVAGLTA from the coding sequence ATGAAGAACTTCGGGGATGGGAGAAGGGCGGCGTCCACCGACGCCGTGCATGCGGGAGAGCAGGAGCCGAGGCCGGAGGGGGCCGTCGTCACGCCGATCTACCAGACGGCGAACTATCTGCTCGGCGGCGAGGACTACCACGACATCGGGTACATCCGGCTCAGCACGACGCCGAACCATCGCGTGCTCGGCGAGCGCATCGCGGCGCTGGAGGGGACGGAGGCGGCCCTCGTCCTCGGCAGCGGGATGGCGGCGATCTCGGGGTCGCTGCTCACGGTGCTGTCCGCCGGCGACCATGTGCTCGTGCAGGACACGCTGTATGGCGGCACCGCGGCCCTCCTGCAGCAGGACCTGCCGCGCTTCCGGATCGGGCACACGGTGATCGACCCGCAGGATCCATCGAGCTGGGCGGCTTCGCTGACGCCGACGACGCGCGCGATGTACGTGGAGACGCTCACGAATCCGCTCGTGCAGGTGGCGGATCTCGAGGCCGTCGTCGCGTTCGCGCGCGAGCACGGGCTCGTGACGCTGATCGACAACACGTTCGCGAGTCCCATCAACTTCAGGCCGGCGGAGATCGGCTTCGACCTCGTCCTCGAGAGCTGCACGAAGTACATGAACGGCCACAGCGACATCGTGGCCGGGAGCGTGGCCGGTCCGGCGGATCTCGTGCGCCGCGTAAAAGTCATGCAGGACCACCTCGGCGGCTCCCTCGACCCGCACGCGGCGTTTCTGCTCGAGCGCGGACTGAAGACGCTGGGCGTGCGCGTCCGCGAGCAGAACGCGTCGGCCGGGCGGCTCGCCGCGCGGCTCGAAGCGCACCCCGCCGTGTCCGTCGTCCACTATCCGGGACTCGCGAGCCACGCGCAGCACGAGCGCGCCGCGCGCCTGTTCGACGGCTTCGGCGGGATGATGTCGTTCGAACTCGAGGGCGGGGTCGACGCGGCGGAGGCGTTCATCTCCGCGCTCGAGATCCCGATGGTCGCGGCGAGTCTCGGAGGGCCGGAGTCGCTCGTCGTGCGGCCCGCCGCCGCCGTGCACGCGGGGATGTCGGCCGAGGAGCGGGAGAAGGCCGGAATCCGGGATGCCCTCATCCGCTTCTCCACCGGACTGGAGGCGACGGAGGATCTCGCGGCCGACCTCGACCGGGCGCTGGCGAGCCTGCCGCGTGCGGTCGCGGGCCTCACGGCGTGA
- a CDS encoding nuclear transport factor 2 family protein has translation MKRTRPARGTFRRIFTAGFAACGPVAAAGVLVAAAGCGGGTPEAGETGGAVAVEAVRAEIERVTRRWEASLIAGAPGEAVADVFTPDAMRLPSGEPAVRGHEAIVRALAGSIPLSEARFTIEDIEVDGDLAFANGTYRVRGPDDVELDGKFLEVWKRLETGWRIHRVMWD, from the coding sequence ATGAAGAGAACACGGCCCGCAAGAGGAACGTTTCGGCGGATCTTCACGGCCGGCTTCGCGGCGTGCGGCCCGGTTGCGGCGGCAGGTGTCCTGGTCGCGGCGGCGGGGTGCGGGGGCGGGACGCCGGAGGCGGGGGAGACCGGAGGGGCGGTCGCCGTCGAGGCGGTGCGGGCGGAGATCGAGCGCGTCACCCGGCGCTGGGAGGCATCGCTGATCGCGGGGGCGCCGGGCGAGGCGGTCGCCGACGTCTTCACGCCGGACGCGATGCGGCTGCCCTCCGGCGAGCCGGCGGTGCGGGGGCACGAGGCGATCGTGCGCGCTCTGGCCGGTTCGATTCCGCTGAGCGAGGCCCGGTTCACGATCGAGGACATCGAGGTGGACGGGGATCTGGCGTTCGCGAACGGGACGTACCGGGTGCGCGGCCCCGACGATGTCGAACTCGACGGCAAGTTTCTCGAGGTGTGGAAGCGGCTCGAAACCGGGTGGCGTATCCACCGCGTCATGTGGGACTGA
- a CDS encoding DUF2911 domain-containing protein: protein MKKMFRAVPCFALALGAALAFAAPADAQDRRASPRGEAATQVGGGYDAEGSYSGSWVVVTYGRPILRGRDLFGSGDEYGQQFLRGAPVWRVGADQSTRFMTETDLTFGGERLPAGEYSVFAELSEDEWTLVFSNWGAKESFREENDDALWGSYGYTPDRDVLRTTMDVDTIMMSADQLTISFMDMTQEGGVFTIWWDDQVATAPFQVAR from the coding sequence ATGAAGAAGATGTTCCGCGCCGTCCCCTGTTTCGCCCTCGCCCTCGGCGCTGCCCTTGCCTTCGCCGCGCCCGCGGACGCCCAGGACCGTCGCGCGAGCCCGCGTGGCGAGGCGGCGACCCAGGTGGGCGGCGGCTATGATGCCGAGGGGAGCTACAGCGGCTCTTGGGTTGTCGTCACGTACGGGCGCCCGATCCTGCGCGGCCGCGACCTGTTCGGCTCGGGCGATGAGTATGGCCAGCAGTTCCTGCGCGGGGCGCCGGTGTGGCGCGTCGGCGCGGACCAGTCCACCCGTTTCATGACCGAGACGGACCTCACGTTCGGCGGCGAGCGCCTGCCCGCCGGCGAGTACAGCGTGTTCGCGGAACTCTCCGAGGACGAATGGACGCTGGTCTTCTCGAACTGGGGCGCGAAGGAGAGCTTCCGCGAGGAGAACGACGACGCCCTGTGGGGGTCCTACGGCTACACGCCCGATCGCGACGTGCTGCGCACGACGATGGATGTGGACACGATCATGATGTCGGCCGACCAGCTCACGATCTCGTTCATGGACATGACGCAGGAGGGCGGCGTGTTCACGATCTGGTGGGATGATCAGGTTGCCACCGCCCCCTTCCAGGTGGCCCGCTAA
- a CDS encoding S9 family peptidase — MTAPLSSARISLSFLAAIALLCVAVPAVAQAGAESGPLRMEDIFEVEIAGDPQISPDGRRIVYVRQRADIMTDSRFSSLWIVGSDGSGHRPLTTGDFNDSSPRWSPDGTRLAFISNRSGDAQIHVRWMDSGETSVVTSVTEPPRSFEWSPDGTRIAFGKLVPEPAPMIGGMPTPPEGAEWAEPAQVVERLVYRFDQLGDLPHGFVHVFVVPSEGGTARQITSGDNHWAGNGIGGTHFSWTPDGSGLVMSRDPRGGDTESVFVADTEVFEVSVADGTATQLTDRRGPDDGPLVSPDGRHIAYFGMDDRFQGYQLTRLYVMNRDGSDPRSLSDGFDREVYGATWAPDGSGLYALYDDEGMTKLALFGLDDDGSGHRVLTANVGGVGRAYAGATYSVADDGSFAMNYTTPAVLSEVATGRPGGDVRVLTGINDDLMAKREIGEVEEIWYESSHDGRPIHGWIIKPPGFDPSREYPLILEIHGGPFSNYGARFDLEKQLMAAQGYVVLYTNPRGSTSYGEEFGNLIHHAYPGDDFHDLVSGVDAVIDQGYVDEEQLYVVGGSGGGVLTAWLVGRTDRFRAAVSWYPVINWYSFVLTADMAAYGVNYWFPGYPWDHVEHYESRSLLSVVENVTTPTRIVTGEEDWRTPMSESEQYFKALKLLGVETSLVRFPGEPHGIRRRPSHHIGKMLSTLEWFRRYAATTS; from the coding sequence ATGACCGCCCCGCTCAGCAGTGCCCGCATCTCCCTTTCGTTTCTTGCCGCCATCGCCCTTCTGTGCGTCGCCGTGCCGGCGGTTGCGCAGGCGGGGGCCGAATCCGGTCCGCTTCGCATGGAGGACATCTTCGAGGTCGAGATTGCGGGGGATCCGCAGATCTCTCCGGATGGGCGCCGGATCGTCTACGTCCGCCAGCGGGCGGACATCATGACGGACAGCCGCTTCTCGAGCCTCTGGATCGTGGGCTCCGACGGCTCGGGCCACCGGCCGCTCACGACGGGGGACTTCAACGACAGCTCGCCGCGCTGGTCGCCGGACGGCACGCGACTCGCCTTCATCTCGAACCGGAGCGGGGACGCGCAGATCCACGTCCGCTGGATGGATTCGGGTGAGACTTCGGTCGTCACGAGCGTGACGGAGCCGCCGCGGTCCTTCGAATGGTCGCCCGATGGGACGCGGATCGCCTTCGGCAAGCTGGTGCCGGAGCCGGCGCCGATGATCGGGGGGATGCCGACGCCGCCGGAGGGGGCGGAGTGGGCCGAGCCCGCGCAGGTCGTCGAACGGCTCGTGTATCGCTTCGACCAGTTGGGCGATCTCCCGCACGGGTTCGTGCACGTCTTCGTCGTCCCGTCCGAGGGCGGCACGGCGCGCCAGATCACGAGCGGCGACAACCACTGGGCCGGCAACGGAATCGGCGGGACGCACTTCTCGTGGACTCCGGACGGCTCGGGCCTCGTCATGTCGCGCGACCCCCGAGGGGGCGACACGGAGAGCGTGTTCGTAGCGGACACGGAGGTGTTCGAGGTCTCCGTAGCCGACGGCACGGCGACGCAGCTCACGGATCGCCGGGGGCCGGACGACGGGCCGCTCGTCTCTCCCGACGGCCGTCACATCGCCTACTTCGGGATGGACGACCGCTTCCAGGGCTACCAGCTCACGCGGCTCTACGTCATGAACCGGGACGGGAGCGACCCGCGTTCGCTCTCCGACGGATTCGACCGCGAGGTCTACGGGGCGACGTGGGCGCCCGACGGGTCGGGCCTGTACGCCCTGTACGACGACGAGGGGATGACGAAACTCGCCCTCTTCGGCCTCGACGACGACGGGAGCGGCCACCGGGTGCTGACCGCCAATGTCGGCGGGGTCGGCCGCGCCTACGCCGGCGCGACGTACTCCGTGGCCGACGACGGCAGCTTCGCGATGAACTACACGACGCCGGCCGTGCTCTCCGAGGTCGCAACGGGCCGCCCCGGCGGCGATGTCCGCGTGCTCACGGGGATCAACGACGACCTCATGGCCAAGCGCGAGATCGGCGAGGTCGAGGAGATCTGGTACGAGTCCTCGCACGACGGACGTCCGATCCACGGCTGGATCATCAAGCCGCCCGGCTTCGACCCGTCCCGCGAATATCCTCTCATCCTCGAGATCCACGGGGGGCCGTTCTCGAACTACGGCGCGCGCTTTGACCTCGAGAAGCAGCTCATGGCGGCGCAGGGCTACGTCGTCCTCTACACGAACCCGCGCGGGAGCACGAGCTACGGCGAGGAGTTCGGGAACCTGATCCACCACGCCTACCCCGGCGACGATTTCCATGACCTCGTGTCCGGCGTCGACGCGGTGATCGACCAGGGGTACGTAGATGAGGAGCAGCTGTACGTCGTGGGCGGGAGCGGAGGCGGCGTCCTCACGGCCTGGCTCGTGGGCCGGACGGACCGCTTCCGCGCGGCGGTGTCGTGGTATCCCGTCATCAACTGGTACAGCTTCGTGCTTACCGCGGACATGGCGGCCTACGGCGTGAACTACTGGTTCCCCGGATACCCGTGGGACCACGTGGAGCACTACGAGTCGCGCTCGCTCCTGAGCGTGGTCGAGAACGTGACGACGCCGACGCGGATCGTGACGGGCGAGGAGGACTGGCGCACGCCGATGTCGGAATCCGAGCAGTACTTCAAGGCGCTCAAGCTGCTCGGGGTGGAGACGTCGCTCGTGCGCTTCCCGGGCGAGCCGCACGGCATCCGCCGCCGCCCGAGCCACCACATCGGAAAGATGCTGTCGACCCTGGAGTGGTTCCGCCGCTACGCCGCCACGACATCTTGA